In Bacillus sp. SM2101, a single genomic region encodes these proteins:
- a CDS encoding ArsB/NhaD family transporter, whose protein sequence is MYEAVTTGVSDFQYFAAIAIFLISYAFIITEKINRAVIALLGAGLMIFLGIVDLEAAYEHHIEWETITLLIGMMILVSITSQSGVFQYVAIKTAKLAKGKPMNILLALSLLTAVGSAFLDNVTTVLLIVPVTFSITRILKVNPVPFLISEIIFSNIGGTATLVGDPPNIMIGSANSHLTFNMFLVNLAPIVLVIMAVTFVIIYFIYRKQMKADPALIDKLMNLNEKDYIKDTVLMKKSLSVLLLTILGFFVLHSIFHIPAAVIAMAGATLLMLIGVKEHDLEEVFASVEWVTIFFFVGLFTLVGGLIDIGLIGSLAEKALEVTGGDIGTASLLILWVSGVASATIDNIPFVATMIPLIQDMAVGMGLTPASPEIDVLWWSLALGACLGGNGTLIGASANVIVAGMASREGKGFSYIEFLKIGAPITIVSLIIAHAYVWLRFL, encoded by the coding sequence TTGTATGAAGCAGTAACAACGGGAGTAAGTGACTTCCAATATTTTGCAGCTATTGCGATATTTCTAATATCGTATGCATTTATCATTACAGAAAAAATTAACCGTGCTGTCATCGCCCTTTTAGGTGCTGGATTAATGATCTTCTTAGGCATTGTTGATTTAGAAGCAGCTTATGAGCACCATATTGAATGGGAAACTATTACCTTATTAATTGGTATGATGATTCTTGTTTCTATTACGAGTCAATCAGGAGTTTTCCAATATGTTGCCATTAAAACGGCAAAACTAGCTAAAGGGAAGCCGATGAATATCCTACTTGCGCTTTCGCTGTTGACTGCAGTAGGCTCAGCATTTTTAGATAATGTAACGACAGTATTACTAATCGTACCTGTTACATTTTCTATTACACGAATTTTGAAAGTAAATCCAGTTCCTTTTTTAATTTCAGAAATCATCTTTTCGAATATCGGTGGTACTGCAACACTTGTTGGTGACCCTCCGAACATTATGATTGGTTCAGCAAACTCACATTTAACGTTTAATATGTTTTTAGTTAATTTAGCTCCAATCGTGCTTGTAATTATGGCTGTTACTTTTGTTATTATCTACTTTATCTATCGAAAACAAATGAAGGCAGACCCAGCTCTTATTGATAAATTAATGAACTTAAACGAAAAAGATTACATAAAAGACACTGTTTTAATGAAAAAATCATTATCAGTGCTTCTTTTAACAATCTTAGGTTTCTTTGTACTTCATAGTATCTTCCATATTCCTGCGGCAGTTATTGCAATGGCAGGAGCAACATTGTTAATGCTAATTGGTGTGAAAGAGCATGATTTAGAAGAAGTGTTTGCATCTGTTGAATGGGTAACAATCTTCTTCTTCGTAGGTTTGTTTACATTAGTAGGTGGACTTATTGATATTGGTTTAATTGGAAGCTTAGCTGAAAAAGCACTAGAGGTAACAGGTGGAGATATTGGTACAGCATCTCTTTTAATACTTTGGGTATCAGGTGTTGCTTCTGCAACAATTGATAACATTCCTTTTGTTGCTACGATGATTCCATTAATTCAAGATATGGCAGTTGGAATGGGCTTAACTCCAGCTTCACCGGAAATAGATGTATTATGGTGGTCACTCGCTCTTGGTGCTTGTTTAGGTGGAAATGGTACACTTATTGGAGCATCTGCAAACGTGATTGTAGCTGGTATGGCATCTAGAGAAGGTAAAGGATTTAGCTATATTGAATTCTTAAAAATTGGTGCACCGATTACAATCGTTTCACTTATCATCGCACATGCATATGTTTGGTTGAGATTTTTATAA
- a CDS encoding aminotransferase produces MIHTEKSFLSDTVLSVKPSGIRRFFDLAASMDGVISLGVGEPDFVTGWSIREACILSLEQGYTSYTANAGLIELRQEIASYLKSQYMLQYNPDQEILVTVGASQALDLALRAIVNQGDEVIVVEPSFVSYAPLVTLAGGKPIAIQTTETDQFKLKPEHIEKVISEKTKAIMICSPNNPTGAVLTKEELEAIAEIVDQYNLVVISDEIYSELSYDEQHYSIANVNGMRERTIVINGFSKGFAMTGWRLGYVAAPAELLQAMLKIHQYSMMCAPTPVQYGAIEALKNGRQDVDGMKKSYRRRRNYFVQSLVDIGLDCHLPGGAFYAFPSIKSTGLTSEQFAEKLLIQEKVAVVPGDVFGESGEGHIRCSYASSMEQLQEAIKRINRFINS; encoded by the coding sequence ATGATTCATACAGAAAAATCATTTTTATCAGATACAGTTTTAAGTGTAAAACCATCTGGGATTCGTCGTTTTTTTGATCTAGCTGCTAGTATGGATGGAGTTATTTCATTAGGGGTTGGCGAACCTGATTTTGTGACAGGGTGGAGTATACGTGAGGCGTGTATACTATCATTGGAACAAGGGTATACGTCATATACTGCTAATGCAGGGTTAATTGAACTGAGACAGGAAATAGCATCATATTTAAAGAGCCAATATATGCTCCAGTATAACCCAGATCAAGAGATTCTTGTTACAGTTGGAGCAAGTCAAGCTCTTGATCTTGCTTTAAGAGCTATTGTTAATCAAGGAGATGAAGTGATTGTTGTTGAACCGAGTTTTGTCTCGTATGCACCATTAGTTACATTAGCTGGTGGTAAACCAATCGCTATACAAACAACGGAAACTGATCAATTTAAGCTAAAGCCAGAGCATATTGAAAAAGTGATATCTGAGAAAACTAAAGCGATTATGATTTGCTCACCAAACAATCCTACAGGAGCGGTGTTAACAAAAGAAGAGCTTGAAGCTATAGCAGAAATTGTTGATCAGTACAATTTAGTAGTTATATCAGATGAAATATATTCTGAACTTTCCTACGATGAGCAGCACTATAGTATAGCAAATGTAAATGGCATGAGAGAGCGTACGATTGTAATAAACGGTTTTTCTAAAGGTTTTGCAATGACAGGCTGGCGATTAGGATATGTTGCTGCTCCTGCTGAACTTTTACAGGCTATGCTCAAAATTCATCAGTATTCCATGATGTGTGCACCGACTCCAGTTCAATACGGTGCGATTGAAGCATTAAAAAATGGACGTCAGGATGTTGATGGAATGAAAAAAAGCTATAGACGTCGTCGTAACTACTTTGTGCAATCATTAGTCGATATCGGTCTCGATTGCCATCTACCAGGGGGAGCATTTTATGCATTTCCTTCCATAAAAAGTACTGGGTTGACCTCTGAACAATTTGCTGAAAAATTATTGATACAAGAAAAGGTCGCTGTTGTACCTGGAGATGTGTTTGGTGAGAGCGGAGAAGGGCATATCCGTTGTTCGTATGCTTCATCAATGGAACAATTGCAAGAAGCAATCAAACGTATTAATCGCTTTATAAATAGCTAA
- a CDS encoding YncE family protein encodes MFQRKLLMLTVMLIILLVGCSNTQQFKPINPHQSSVLSVNIKDASLSFIDISNKEQTESWEINRAVTGGLMFPDQDTLMLYGKNEESAYLYELSTGKELTPWKTGTGIVNGILSSDKNSIYLVDQNRNSIRKFSLTGEELNEIKIGKRPFSMFESNDGERIYVVNIDDTSLSVIDAIHNVVIDTFNINPLPTGGLLREAEKELWLGGHGNANKIETNISVFSLESGKLKEEIAAPTMPIFFSETKEGIFVLSHGSSMIRKFNPSTYEEISAINVGVNPVEMVAMNDELYITSYDSDEVYVIDQKTMEITSTIKVGKGPFQLIKREGER; translated from the coding sequence ATGTTTCAACGAAAATTATTGATGCTTACTGTTATGCTAATCATTTTACTTGTAGGATGCAGTAACACACAACAATTTAAGCCAATTAACCCTCATCAATCATCTGTACTATCGGTAAATATAAAGGATGCAAGTCTATCTTTTATAGATATTTCTAATAAGGAACAGACTGAGTCTTGGGAAATAAATAGAGCAGTTACAGGAGGGCTGATGTTCCCTGATCAAGATACACTAATGTTATATGGGAAGAATGAAGAAAGTGCTTATTTGTATGAATTATCCACAGGGAAAGAATTAACCCCTTGGAAAACTGGAACAGGAATTGTAAATGGAATTCTTTCCTCTGATAAAAACAGTATTTATCTTGTTGACCAAAATAGAAATTCTATCCGAAAATTTTCTCTAACTGGTGAGGAGCTTAATGAAATAAAAATTGGGAAGCGTCCATTTAGTATGTTTGAATCAAATGATGGAGAAAGAATATATGTCGTTAATATAGATGATACAAGTTTATCCGTCATAGATGCTATTCATAATGTGGTTATCGATACGTTTAACATAAATCCTTTGCCTACTGGAGGACTATTACGAGAAGCGGAAAAAGAATTGTGGCTAGGGGGGCATGGTAATGCAAATAAAATTGAGACGAATATTAGCGTGTTTTCACTAGAATCAGGAAAACTGAAGGAGGAAATTGCAGCTCCAACAATGCCAATATTTTTCTCAGAAACAAAAGAGGGGATTTTTGTCCTCAGTCATGGATCAAGCATGATTCGCAAATTCAATCCAAGTACATATGAAGAGATATCAGCAATAAATGTAGGTGTGAATCCTGTTGAAATGGTTGCAATGAATGATGAGCTTTATATTACCAGCTATGATAGTGATGAGGTGTATGTTATTGACCAAAAAACAATGGAAATAACAAGCACTATCAAAGTAGGCAAAGGGCCATTTCAATTAATTAAAAGAGAAGGTGAACGATGA
- a CDS encoding kinase-associated lipoprotein B, which yields MTQNHFQTGDIVTAIYKTGKYVGEITNIRENHYLVKIKAVIIHPMQGDLHNPKQINVPLFHERRALAFGEQANIPKKMVKQYNGNILDYEKSLRTALELMKEQLQEDNSAWALQSIDNLLNLEKEYF from the coding sequence TTGACACAAAATCACTTCCAAACCGGCGACATTGTTACGGCGATATATAAGACTGGGAAATATGTTGGAGAAATTACTAACATTCGGGAAAATCATTATTTAGTCAAGATTAAAGCTGTTATTATCCACCCAATGCAAGGGGATCTACATAATCCTAAACAAATTAACGTCCCATTGTTTCATGAACGTCGCGCGTTAGCCTTTGGTGAACAAGCAAATATCCCCAAGAAGATGGTAAAGCAATATAACGGTAACATCCTAGACTATGAAAAATCTTTACGCACAGCTCTTGAGCTTATGAAAGAACAACTGCAAGAAGACAACAGTGCATGGGCACTTCAAAGTATTGATAACTTATTAAATCTAGAAAAAGAATATTTTTAA
- a CDS encoding peptidylprolyl isomerase, which yields MKKMIVMISSLFFILAACGTAEVKEENTSSDQVQQEQVDEENDEQQEENNEEETEDQVEYPQLSDETTNFPVVEMKTTMGIITIKLFPEMAPKTVENFLTHSENGYYDGVTFHRVINDFMIQGGDPEGNGYGGESIYGQPFEDEFSRQLFNIRGALSMANSGPNTNGSQFFIVQNKNLTSGFEAELEKAGFPKEIIAYYVENGGTPHLDFKHTVFGQVIEGMDIVDAIANVEVGENDKPIEPVIIESISVIE from the coding sequence ATGAAAAAAATGATTGTTATGATATCAAGTCTATTTTTCATACTTGCTGCCTGTGGCACTGCGGAAGTGAAGGAGGAAAATACTTCATCAGATCAAGTACAACAAGAACAAGTCGATGAGGAAAATGATGAACAACAAGAAGAAAACAACGAAGAAGAAACTGAGGATCAGGTTGAGTATCCTCAATTATCGGATGAGACTACAAATTTTCCAGTTGTAGAAATGAAAACAACAATGGGTATAATTACAATCAAGCTATTTCCAGAGATGGCGCCAAAGACAGTTGAAAATTTCCTTACACATAGTGAAAATGGCTATTATGATGGAGTAACATTCCATCGAGTTATTAATGATTTTATGATTCAAGGTGGCGACCCAGAAGGGAATGGGTATGGCGGAGAGAGTATTTACGGTCAACCTTTTGAAGATGAATTTTCACGTCAGCTTTTTAATATTAGAGGAGCACTATCAATGGCAAACAGTGGACCAAATACGAATGGTAGTCAATTTTTTATCGTTCAAAATAAGAATCTTACTTCTGGGTTTGAAGCGGAATTGGAAAAAGCAGGTTTTCCTAAAGAAATAATCGCATACTATGTTGAAAATGGTGGAACCCCACATTTAGATTTTAAACATACTGTTTTTGGACAAGTAATAGAAGGAATGGATATTGTCGATGCAATTGCTAACGTTGAAGTTGGAGAGAATGATAAACCAATTGAACCGGTAATTATCGAATCAATTAGCGTGATTGAGTAG
- a CDS encoding Lrp/AsnC family transcriptional regulator, with protein sequence MKLSQKEIEILEVLEADCRLPAQTIAKMVSLSTEEVEASIKKLENSKVIVQYVPMIDWNKVNGLENVTAMIDVKVTPKRGVGFDEVAERIYRYPEVKSVYLMSGAYDLSVVIEGRSMPEVANFVSEKLSTLDSVISTTTHFMLKKYKHDGTVFDQDDKDQRIVVSP encoded by the coding sequence GTGAAATTATCACAAAAAGAAATTGAGATTCTTGAGGTTCTAGAAGCTGATTGTCGTTTACCTGCGCAAACAATCGCAAAAATGGTTTCTTTGTCAACAGAGGAAGTTGAAGCAAGTATTAAAAAATTAGAAAATTCTAAAGTTATTGTCCAATATGTTCCAATGATAGATTGGAATAAAGTCAACGGTCTCGAAAATGTAACTGCAATGATCGACGTAAAAGTAACTCCTAAGCGTGGGGTTGGTTTTGACGAAGTTGCTGAACGTATATATCGTTATCCGGAAGTGAAATCTGTCTATTTAATGAGTGGAGCGTATGATTTATCAGTCGTCATTGAAGGTCGATCAATGCCAGAGGTCGCCAACTTTGTTTCTGAAAAGTTGTCTACACTTGATTCTGTAATCTCAACGACGACTCATTTTATGTTAAAAAAATATAAACATGATGGTACAGTGTTCGATCAGGATGATAAAGATCAGCGTATCGTGGTGTCACCATGA
- a CDS encoding ATP-binding protein → MFTMIRNLTLAHKIWITISLAIIGTIFFSYILSNYFYEKYYVENVRKTLQEEGSQLATNYNGGEITDQFIDQINWYNQMSEPEVLLITNPRELSACLPFDIDYESYIDEEDRERLLRGEHISKIGYEQKMGHQILGVIIPLLDGNRLEGIVYLYTPLANITDMINDITNLWIPVAILFVILSILIGRKIITKLIKPLKQLEQAAQHMSKGNYTERVEITTNDEIGKLAQAFNDMACAIAKEDERKKEFLANVSHELRTPISYVKGYSEAIVDGVVKKQEDVQRYLKLIHREAARMQRLVHDLLDLSKLESSVYNLTKVPLVFSQLIEESLAIYEPILLESEISLNMMLDPEIIIYADEDRIEQIIHNLIDNAIHYTEKGGNISVQLKKAKNNQCELIISDTGIGMDEKHLNQLGERFYRINKARTRKDGGTGLGLAIVKQIVVAHNGNISFYSKVGEGTQVHIAFQVLTN, encoded by the coding sequence ATGTTTACAATGATCAGGAATTTGACGTTAGCACATAAAATTTGGATTACTATTAGTCTCGCCATTATTGGGACAATTTTTTTTTCATATATATTATCAAATTATTTTTATGAAAAATACTATGTTGAAAATGTAAGAAAAACGCTTCAAGAAGAAGGCTCTCAACTTGCGACTAATTATAATGGTGGAGAAATAACAGACCAATTTATTGACCAAATTAATTGGTACAACCAAATGTCTGAGCCGGAAGTGTTGCTAATAACAAACCCTCGAGAATTAAGTGCGTGTCTACCGTTTGATATTGATTATGAATCTTATATTGATGAAGAAGATAGAGAGCGACTATTAAGAGGTGAACACATATCCAAAATAGGATATGAACAAAAAATGGGACATCAAATTTTAGGTGTTATCATTCCTCTATTAGATGGAAATAGACTAGAAGGCATTGTTTATTTATATACCCCTTTAGCGAATATTACTGATATGATCAATGATATTACTAACTTATGGATTCCAGTTGCTATTTTATTTGTCATTTTATCCATTCTCATTGGAAGGAAAATTATTACAAAACTGATTAAGCCGCTCAAGCAACTTGAGCAAGCTGCCCAACACATGTCTAAGGGGAATTATACAGAACGAGTAGAAATTACAACAAATGACGAAATCGGTAAGCTTGCACAAGCTTTTAACGATATGGCATGTGCTATTGCAAAAGAGGATGAGCGTAAGAAAGAATTTCTAGCCAATGTTTCCCATGAGTTACGCACACCTATTAGTTATGTAAAAGGTTATAGTGAAGCAATTGTCGATGGCGTCGTAAAAAAACAGGAGGATGTACAGCGATACCTTAAATTGATTCATCGTGAGGCTGCTCGAATGCAACGACTCGTGCATGATTTACTTGACTTATCAAAGCTAGAGAGTAGTGTGTACAACTTAACAAAGGTACCACTAGTATTTTCACAATTAATTGAAGAATCGTTAGCAATTTACGAACCAATTTTGCTTGAAAGTGAAATTTCACTTAACATGATGTTGGATCCAGAAATTATTATTTATGCTGATGAAGATCGTATTGAACAAATCATTCATAACCTTATAGATAATGCTATTCATTATACTGAAAAAGGTGGTAATATTTCAGTTCAGTTAAAGAAAGCAAAAAATAATCAATGTGAGCTAATCATTTCAGATACAGGGATAGGAATGGATGAAAAGCATCTAAATCAATTAGGTGAAAGGTTTTATCGTATAAATAAAGCGCGTACTCGGAAAGATGGAGGAACCGGCCTCGGCTTAGCGATTGTTAAACAAATTGTTGTAGCCCATAATGGAAATATATCATTTTACAGTAAAGTAGGAGAAGGTACTCAAGTTCATATTGCATTTCAGGTATTAACGAATTAA
- a CDS encoding MalY/PatB family protein, which yields MDNHFFDQVTDRRHSNSIKWDGTKRVFGVDDVLPMWVADMDFKAPPQVLKAIQSRVEHGIFGYSEPPLSTKKAIQKWVNNRHHWNIRDSWIIYSSGIVPALATAIEAYTKPGDKVLMQTPVYPPFFDLVIKNNRIPVYHSFDLDDGKFEINFDKLEQLIDKQTKLFFLCNPHNPGGKVWTKGELTKLGEICSLHNITIISDEIHSDIILAGTHIPIASIDEKFAQRTITCIAPSKTFNLAGLQTAAIITPNTQLRLAFQKVQQRQGFYTVNALGMVAMEAAYHYGEVWLESLIAYLKENIMIVDRYLKQHLPSLKMIKPDASYLIWIDCRNLHMTDEQLKRELLVEGKLALEPGSKFGIAGNGFVRMNIGCPKQTLYDGLNRLKKALG from the coding sequence ATGGATAATCATTTTTTTGATCAAGTCACTGATCGGAGACATTCAAATTCTATTAAGTGGGATGGTACTAAACGTGTTTTTGGTGTAGATGATGTGTTGCCAATGTGGGTTGCAGATATGGATTTCAAGGCACCCCCACAAGTATTAAAAGCAATACAGTCTAGAGTAGAGCACGGTATTTTTGGCTACTCAGAACCACCTCTATCAACGAAAAAAGCTATTCAAAAATGGGTAAACAATAGGCATCATTGGAATATCCGAGATAGCTGGATAATTTACTCGTCAGGTATTGTACCCGCATTGGCAACTGCCATAGAAGCGTACACAAAACCTGGGGATAAGGTTTTGATGCAAACACCAGTCTATCCACCGTTCTTTGACCTAGTCATAAAAAATAACCGAATTCCAGTCTATCATTCTTTTGATTTAGACGATGGCAAATTCGAAATTAACTTTGACAAACTAGAACAATTAATTGATAAACAAACAAAATTGTTCTTTCTATGCAATCCTCACAACCCTGGTGGAAAAGTTTGGACTAAAGGTGAGCTAACAAAACTTGGTGAAATATGCTCATTACATAACATTACCATTATCTCAGATGAAATTCATTCAGATATTATTTTAGCAGGCACCCATATTCCAATTGCATCAATTGATGAAAAGTTTGCTCAGCGAACTATTACTTGTATCGCACCAAGTAAAACATTTAACCTTGCGGGTCTTCAAACAGCTGCTATTATTACACCTAATACTCAGCTAAGATTAGCTTTTCAAAAAGTACAACAAAGGCAAGGGTTTTATACAGTAAATGCACTGGGCATGGTTGCTATGGAAGCAGCCTATCATTATGGAGAAGTTTGGCTAGAGAGCTTGATTGCATACTTGAAGGAAAATATTATGATTGTTGATCGTTATCTCAAACAACATCTACCTAGCCTAAAAATGATTAAGCCCGATGCTTCATATTTGATCTGGATAGATTGCCGTAATCTACACATGACAGATGAACAACTTAAGAGAGAATTATTAGTAGAAGGTAAACTAGCTTTGGAACCAGGCAGTAAGTTTGGTATTGCTGGTAATGGATTTGTTAGAATGAACATTGGTTGCCCAAAACAAACTTTATATGATGGATTAAATAGACTAAAGAAAGCACTAGGATAA
- a CDS encoding response regulator transcription factor, producing the protein MMTEKKKVMIVDDEEDMRNLIQMYVERDNFETYHASDGNEAFNILDKTNIDIIILDVMMPDIDGFTFCEKLRQTSNIPIIFLTARGEEWDRVYGLKMGADDYIVKPFSPSELIARIDAVLRRTNQGMHNEEGLFVKFGSLEINEKGRKVRINGSSIGLTLKEFDLLLFFCKHLGQALSREQLLEGVWGFDYKGGVRTVDTHIKTLRIKLGEFGDSIRTVWGIGYKLEV; encoded by the coding sequence ATGATGACTGAGAAGAAGAAAGTAATGATCGTTGATGATGAAGAGGATATGAGAAACCTTATTCAAATGTATGTTGAGCGCGATAATTTTGAAACATACCATGCATCTGATGGTAATGAGGCATTTAACATACTCGATAAGACTAATATTGATATCATCATTCTTGATGTAATGATGCCTGATATCGATGGCTTTACATTTTGCGAGAAGCTACGTCAAACCTCCAACATACCGATTATCTTTTTAACTGCTAGAGGTGAAGAGTGGGATCGTGTATACGGTTTGAAAATGGGGGCGGATGATTATATTGTAAAGCCCTTTAGTCCAAGTGAATTAATTGCTCGAATTGATGCAGTTTTACGTAGAACAAATCAAGGCATGCATAATGAAGAGGGTTTATTTGTTAAATTTGGCTCATTAGAAATTAACGAAAAAGGTCGCAAAGTGCGCATAAATGGTAGCTCTATTGGGTTAACACTTAAAGAGTTTGATTTATTGTTATTCTTTTGTAAACATCTAGGTCAAGCATTGAGTAGAGAGCAATTATTAGAAGGGGTTTGGGGCTTTGATTATAAGGGTGGTGTAAGAACAGTCGATACACATATTAAAACGCTTAGAATAAAGTTGGGTGAGTTTGGAGATTCGATTAGAACTGTATGGGGTATCGGTTATAAGTTAGAGGTGTGA
- a CDS encoding MFS transporter, with protein sequence MWFANFFVAASATMIMPFLSLFIETMGDFSADYVQRWAGFVFGITFLTAFFMSPIWGRFGDKHGHKKVLLISGSGIALCTLLIAFVQSVEQLFTLRLLMGVVTGFIPTSLALISAQTPKEEAGKTLGTLQMGTVSGGLFGPLLGGLLADSVGFQYTFILTSAGILLATIVVLLGIKEVRQSKKKDKQQTYSRKEVLTHILHQPILITILLVTTLIQIANFSVQPLLALYVIDLTNGSNIAFLAGMAFSATGFGNLLATRQWGNLGDKIGHEKVLVLLLVFSSITFIPQGFAHSFWQLVVARFIFGIAVGGLIPCTTAYIRQVAPVAMQGEVLGYNVSFRFLGNVIGPMMGGVLSGYFGISSVFFTTSVLFLLAAFILWGAIHYVNRHSEKAHYS encoded by the coding sequence ATGTGGTTTGCAAACTTTTTTGTTGCTGCAAGTGCCACAATGATCATGCCATTCTTATCCCTTTTCATTGAAACGATGGGGGATTTTTCTGCTGACTATGTACAACGTTGGGCTGGTTTTGTATTTGGAATAACTTTTTTAACTGCTTTTTTTATGTCTCCCATATGGGGAAGGTTCGGAGATAAACATGGTCATAAAAAGGTTCTGTTAATATCGGGGTCAGGAATTGCGCTATGTACTCTATTAATAGCATTTGTTCAAAGTGTTGAGCAACTTTTTACTTTACGTCTTTTGATGGGCGTAGTGACAGGCTTTATCCCCACCTCCTTAGCTCTTATATCTGCACAAACTCCAAAAGAAGAAGCAGGTAAGACTTTAGGCACATTACAAATGGGTACTGTTTCAGGTGGGCTCTTCGGTCCTTTGTTAGGTGGTTTATTAGCTGATTCAGTGGGCTTCCAATATACTTTCATTCTTACATCAGCTGGTATATTACTAGCTACGATCGTCGTTTTACTTGGAATTAAAGAAGTTAGACAAAGTAAGAAGAAAGATAAACAACAAACATACTCTAGAAAAGAGGTACTTACCCATATCTTACACCAGCCAATACTCATTACCATTCTCTTAGTAACTACGTTGATCCAAATTGCGAATTTCAGTGTTCAGCCTTTGCTAGCATTATACGTCATTGACCTTACCAATGGATCAAATATAGCATTTTTGGCAGGTATGGCTTTTTCTGCAACGGGCTTCGGCAACTTACTAGCAACAAGACAGTGGGGTAATTTAGGTGATAAAATTGGTCATGAAAAAGTACTTGTCCTTCTGCTAGTATTTTCTTCTATTACGTTTATTCCTCAAGGATTTGCACATTCATTTTGGCAGCTTGTTGTTGCTAGATTCATTTTCGGTATAGCAGTAGGTGGTTTAATCCCCTGTACAACTGCATATATCCGTCAAGTTGCACCAGTTGCTATGCAAGGTGAAGTACTCGGATACAATGTTAGTTTTCGGTTTTTAGGTAATGTCATCGGACCAATGATGGGTGGCGTGTTATCTGGTTATTTTGGCATATCTTCTGTATTTTTTACTACTTCAGTATTATTTTTACTTGCTGCATTTATACTGTGGGGAGCTATTCATTATGTAAATAGACACTCCGAAAAGGCTCACTATTCATAG
- a CDS encoding superoxide dismutase family protein, which produces MYKVLFPLLFISVLTIGCTEENPTKVDVEMYNADGDSLGTAKFSEQSKGVKIELDLEGLPEGEHAIHIHETGKCEPPDFKSAGNHFNPEDKDHGLLQPEGPHAGDLPNITVKDDGNVKVDITAPEVTLKEDKNSLLTMEGTALVIHQDKDDGMSQPAGDAGERIACGVISKEQSKGEETSDKNEKDKEEKEEE; this is translated from the coding sequence ATGTATAAAGTACTATTTCCTTTGTTATTTATTTCTGTTTTGACGATAGGTTGTACAGAAGAAAACCCAACAAAGGTAGATGTAGAAATGTATAATGCTGATGGAGATTCACTTGGAACAGCAAAATTTTCAGAGCAAAGCAAAGGTGTAAAAATAGAGCTTGATTTAGAGGGCTTACCTGAAGGCGAGCATGCAATACATATACATGAAACTGGTAAATGTGAACCTCCAGATTTTAAGTCAGCGGGTAATCATTTTAATCCAGAAGATAAAGACCATGGTCTGTTACAGCCTGAAGGCCCACATGCAGGAGACTTACCCAATATTACCGTTAAAGATGATGGAAATGTAAAAGTAGATATTACTGCCCCAGAAGTTACGTTAAAAGAAGATAAAAATTCATTACTTACTATGGAAGGTACAGCGCTCGTTATTCATCAAGATAAGGATGATGGAATGAGTCAGCCAGCAGGGGATGCAGGTGAAAGAATTGCTTGTGGGGTTATTTCTAAAGAGCAAAGCAAAGGTGAAGAAACATCTGATAAAAATGAAAAAGATAAAGAAGAGAAGGAAGAGGAATAA